The following are encoded together in the Longimicrobium sp. genome:
- a CDS encoding cyanophycinase codes for MIAELNGPNGDSPTRRRTDRHAGKLVLIGGACEPEGTALGAFLDACGGRDGGRIVGLTTASADPEGSARSWLDAFRTAGATHVEIPILDRRDRAQDRRIVSMIEQADGIFLGGGDQVHLVATVGGSRVDRAIREAYARGATVCGTSAGAAALTETILAGGEPDEYGQMQAVHLGPGFGLLGFRAMIDTHFTQRRRLQRLFMVIAQNPELLGLGIDEDTAMVVEGHLGRVVGRGSVTFVDGRGVRFDNADECMEGHPLTLSYLRVGIVGAGYTLNLRERELEVLLQARRDESRGESELEVLRSEAMEPQPANAAEPAESAEPAE; via the coding sequence GTGATCGCGGAACTGAACGGACCCAACGGCGATTCTCCCACGCGGCGGCGCACGGACCGGCACGCGGGGAAGCTCGTGCTGATCGGCGGGGCGTGCGAGCCCGAGGGCACCGCGCTCGGCGCGTTCCTGGATGCGTGCGGGGGGCGCGACGGCGGCAGGATCGTGGGATTGACCACCGCGTCGGCAGACCCGGAGGGATCGGCGCGCTCGTGGCTGGATGCGTTCCGGACGGCGGGGGCCACCCACGTGGAAATCCCCATCCTGGACCGGCGCGACCGGGCGCAGGACCGGCGGATCGTGTCGATGATCGAGCAGGCCGACGGCATCTTCCTGGGCGGCGGCGACCAGGTGCACCTCGTGGCCACGGTGGGCGGCTCGCGCGTGGACCGGGCGATCCGAGAGGCGTACGCGCGCGGCGCCACGGTGTGCGGCACCAGCGCGGGCGCGGCGGCGCTCACCGAGACCATCCTGGCCGGCGGCGAGCCCGACGAGTACGGGCAGATGCAGGCCGTGCACCTGGGTCCCGGCTTCGGGCTGCTGGGCTTTCGGGCGATGATCGACACGCACTTCACCCAGCGGCGGCGGCTTCAGCGGCTGTTCATGGTGATCGCCCAGAACCCCGAGCTGCTGGGGCTGGGCATCGACGAAGACACCGCGATGGTGGTGGAGGGGCACCTGGGCAGGGTGGTGGGCCGTGGGTCGGTGACCTTCGTGGACGGGCGCGGCGTGCGCTTCGACAACGCCGACGAGTGCATGGAGGGGCACCCGCTGACCCTCAGCTACCTGCGCGTGGGCATCGTGGGCGCGGGCTACACGCTCAACCTGCGCGAGCGCGAGCTGGAGGTGCTGCTGCAGGCCCGCCGCGACGAGAGCCGCGGCGAGAGCGAGCTGGAGGTGCTGCGCAGCGAGGCCATGGAGCCGCAGCCCGCGAACGCGGCGGAACCAGCGGAATCCGCCGAGCCCGCGGAGTAG
- a CDS encoding cyanophycin synthetase family protein — translation MALPDPYSEIRLVGLRSLRGANFWSRRPITRMDVAVGAYDEIHSAEVPGFNEALIRAFPGLWEHRCSIGERGGFVTRLRRGTYAPHIAEHVGLELQGMIGHDVGYGRARGGDREGEYTVVFEHLHAEVGLRAAALALEAVQRAFAGELDTVDHMVAELQSLAESPDVPDLTQSVLCGITGGGHRTQVREQMLKRGISDEALIVDVAPSYLLNAGLPYARSEVAVILDADLTDVPERYQEEERNLQLVSTLADAVPGGGIVVVPSREWEIQDMARKAGCRVAVFSTRERVPVRDTRVARSVAMVRDGRIVIEVGGELTDGGAVEEGEDVPAQVAAALAVHSLRELGMEKEQA, via the coding sequence ATGGCCCTGCCCGATCCGTATTCCGAAATCCGCCTGGTGGGCCTGCGCTCGCTACGCGGGGCCAACTTCTGGTCGCGGCGCCCCATCACGCGCATGGACGTGGCGGTGGGCGCGTACGACGAAATCCACTCTGCCGAGGTCCCCGGCTTCAACGAGGCGCTGATCCGCGCCTTTCCCGGCCTGTGGGAGCACCGCTGCAGCATCGGCGAGCGGGGCGGCTTCGTCACGCGGCTGCGGCGGGGCACGTACGCGCCGCACATCGCCGAGCACGTGGGACTGGAGCTGCAGGGGATGATCGGGCACGACGTTGGCTACGGCCGGGCGCGCGGCGGTGACCGCGAGGGCGAGTACACCGTCGTATTCGAGCACCTTCACGCCGAGGTGGGCCTTCGCGCCGCGGCACTGGCGCTGGAGGCGGTGCAGCGCGCCTTCGCGGGCGAGCTCGACACGGTGGACCACATGGTAGCCGAGCTGCAGTCGCTGGCCGAGTCGCCCGACGTGCCCGACCTTACCCAGTCGGTGCTCTGCGGCATCACGGGCGGCGGCCACCGCACGCAGGTGCGCGAGCAGATGCTGAAGCGCGGCATCAGCGACGAGGCGCTGATCGTGGACGTGGCCCCCTCGTACCTGCTGAACGCGGGTCTGCCCTACGCGCGCAGCGAGGTGGCCGTCATTTTGGACGCCGACCTGACGGACGTGCCGGAGCGGTACCAGGAAGAGGAGCGCAACCTGCAGCTGGTATCCACCCTGGCCGACGCCGTACCCGGCGGCGGCATCGTGGTGGTGCCTTCGCGCGAGTGGGAGATCCAGGACATGGCGCGCAAGGCGGGGTGCCGCGTGGCGGTGTTCTCCACCCGCGAGCGGGTGCCGGTGCGCGACACGCGGGTGGCGCGGTCGGTGGCCATGGTGCGCGACGGGCGCATCGTCATCGAGGTGGGCGGCGAGCTGACGGACGGCGGTGCGGTGGAGGAGGGAGAGGACGTGCCGGCGCAGGTGGCGGCGGCGCTCGCGGTGCATTCGCTGCGGGAACTCGGGATGGAAAAGGAACAGGCGTGA